In a single window of the Chondrocystis sp. NIES-4102 genome:
- a CDS encoding 2-methylcitrate synthase/citrate synthase II: MTATFCEYKAGLEGIPVTKSSISFVDGQQGILEYRGIAIEELAKHGSFLETAYLLIWGELPNEQQLLEFETDIINHRRIKYRIRDMMKCCPETGHPMDALQTSAAALGLFYSRRALDDPEYIRKAVVRILAKIPTMVAAFHQMRRGNDAVKPNDNLDYAANFLYMLTERKPHPLEAQIFDVCLTLHAEHTINASTFSAMVTASTLTDPYAVVASAVGTLAGPLHGGANEEVLTMLEEIGSVGNVQSYVDNLIANKQKIMGFGHRVYKVKDPRATILQQLAEQLFNETGHDLYYDVALELEKVIEAKLGHKGIYPNVDFYSGLVYRKLGIPSDLFTPIFAIARVAGWLAHWKEQIAVNRIFRPTQIYTGERNATYIPMTQR, from the coding sequence ATGACAGCAACATTTTGTGAATATAAGGCAGGACTAGAAGGTATACCTGTTACAAAATCTAGTATTAGTTTTGTTGACGGTCAACAAGGTATTTTAGAATATCGCGGAATTGCCATAGAAGAATTAGCAAAACACGGTAGCTTTCTAGAAACTGCATATTTACTTATCTGGGGAGAGTTGCCTAACGAGCAACAATTACTAGAATTTGAAACAGATATTATAAATCATCGTCGAATTAAATATCGTATTCGGGACATGATGAAATGTTGTCCTGAAACTGGACATCCTATGGATGCTCTTCAAACATCCGCAGCAGCGTTAGGGTTATTTTACTCCCGTCGTGCCTTAGATGACCCAGAATATATTAGAAAAGCAGTAGTAAGAATTTTAGCGAAAATACCTACTATGGTAGCTGCCTTTCATCAAATGCGTCGGGGTAATGATGCAGTAAAACCCAACGATAATCTAGATTATGCTGCAAATTTTTTGTATATGCTGACGGAGAGAAAACCCCATCCCCTAGAAGCTCAAATCTTTGATGTATGTTTAACTCTTCATGCAGAACACACCATTAATGCCTCAACTTTCTCGGCAATGGTAACAGCTTCAACTTTAACCGATCCTTATGCAGTAGTAGCTTCGGCGGTGGGAACTTTAGCAGGACCCCTTCACGGAGGCGCAAACGAAGAAGTGTTAACTATGCTTGAGGAAATTGGTTCTGTTGGTAATGTTCAGTCCTATGTAGATAATCTTATTGCCAATAAACAAAAAATTATGGGTTTTGGGCATCGAGTTTATAAAGTTAAAGATCCTAGAGCCACTATCTTACAGCAGTTGGCAGAACAATTATTTAATGAAACAGGACATGACCTTTATTATGATGTCGCTTTGGAATTAGAAAAAGTCATAGAAGCAAAATTAGGACATAAGGGGATTTATCCCAATGTCGATTTTTACTCTGGATTAGTATATCGCAAATTAGGTATTCCGAGTGATTTATTCACTCCCATTTTTGCGATCGCTCGTGTGGCAGGTTGGTTAGCCCATTGGAAAGAACAAATCGCTGTTAATCGTATCTTCCGTCCCACGCAGATTTATACAGGGGAGCGCAATGCTACTTATATTCCTATGACACAAAGATAA
- a CDS encoding purine or other phosphorylase family 1, producing MKLHHIGFSQSDLGVGAPQTVLLSGEPERSHYIAHTYLNNVQLLSEYRGLHSYLGFLATGKPILVATSGMGASSLSIVVNELVQVGIKQFIRIGTCGSIQPTVLVGSIVVSQAALCRQGAALDIAPVEYPAVADPYLTVALMETARRLDIPCHLGITASVDTFYEGQERTESSANSHLQPWLLGITDSYRQLNILNYEMETGTLFKMAGVYGFTAAALSAVIAQRTESENILVADKDTAVKRAIQVAIETINSN from the coding sequence ATGAAACTTCATCATATTGGGTTTAGCCAGTCAGATCTCGGAGTTGGTGCGCCCCAAACCGTACTATTATCTGGAGAGCCAGAGCGATCGCACTATATCGCCCATACTTATTTAAACAATGTCCAACTGCTTTCAGAATATCGAGGACTTCATAGTTATTTAGGTTTTCTAGCTACTGGCAAACCTATTTTAGTCGCTACTAGTGGCATGGGCGCGTCTTCTTTAAGTATTGTAGTAAATGAGTTGGTGCAGGTAGGAATTAAGCAGTTTATTCGGATCGGTACTTGTGGTTCAATTCAGCCTACGGTGCTTGTAGGTAGTATTGTTGTCTCTCAAGCAGCCCTATGTCGTCAAGGAGCAGCTTTAGATATAGCTCCAGTGGAATATCCTGCGGTGGCTGATCCCTATCTAACGGTGGCTTTGATGGAAACTGCTCGTCGTTTGGATATTCCTTGCCATTTGGGTATTACTGCTTCGGTAGATACCTTTTATGAAGGACAAGAAAGAACCGAATCTTCTGCCAATTCTCATCTACAACCCTGGCTATTAGGGATTACTGATAGTTATCGTCAGCTTAATATTTTAAACTACGAAATGGAAACAGGCACGCTTTTTAAGATGGCGGGAGTTTATGGTTTTACTGCTGCTGCTTTGAGTGCAGTTATAGCACAACGCACTGAATCTGAGAATATATTAGTCGCTGATAAAGATACGGCGGTAAAAAGAGCTATTCAGGTGGCTATTGAAACTATAAACAGCAATTAA